A genomic region of Mitsuaria sp. 7 contains the following coding sequences:
- a CDS encoding alpha/beta fold hydrolase translates to MNPYRLTSRLLALAAALAPVLTTAATPATPVTPLTLERVLGDPPLQGRLVRQAEISPDGAWVSYLRPSETDSEQLELWAQPAAGGAPRKLVSAADVLGGRSQQLTEAERMALERKRISQGGITSYQWCGPSGKALLFPLSGDLYLVRLGEQGPKAQRLTNDEQVPEQDPTCSPDGSRIAYVKGGELWVQALEGDGAARALTKGATETRFWGLAEFIAAEELSRQRGYWWSPDGTQLLALNVDERDVPVKTRAQIFSDRTTMTQQRYPGAGENNARVTAWTLQVSDGRMTPLPLPSDAEYIARAGWFGDGTPWLQTLTRDQHKLALTEYAHGAGPGRTVIDERDPAWVEVHDDLQEIDGLTLSGQPALLWSSESSGRRQLVLVDRRTGERRPLTDEPEPVAHRVCSDGKTVVYAAARDRGRSRELFAIDLNGTSRPLDGAQPRQWRDARGDGDCARLLVTRGAWGEPPALSLQAVKAGAKPVALPGDAPDALLARIVPKPEVVDITAADGRTPLNALYFAPLDGKAGPHPVIAMAYGGPGTSTTNWNWSRDTALIAYWQRRGYGVFTLDTRGMQNRDREFTRAHRLAFGAVDVNDLFAAVRQLPKQVPGVDPKRIGFFGWSYGGFLAERAMLDADTPLASAVAVAPPTDWTLYDTAYTERYLGMPQDGKGGQTEAYGQSNLVLRAKLLSKPLLIVHGTADDNVLFEHTLRLTEALQNEARPFELMIYPGKAHGIAGRSAKLHLYRTIDAFFAKTLAR, encoded by the coding sequence ATGAACCCTTATCGACTGACTTCGCGCCTGCTGGCGCTCGCCGCCGCATTGGCGCCGGTGCTGACCACCGCCGCCACGCCCGCCACGCCCGTGACGCCGCTGACGCTCGAACGCGTCCTCGGTGATCCACCGCTGCAGGGCCGTCTGGTGCGCCAGGCCGAGATCTCGCCCGACGGCGCGTGGGTCAGCTATCTGCGACCCTCGGAGACCGACAGCGAGCAGCTCGAGCTGTGGGCGCAGCCCGCGGCCGGCGGCGCGCCGCGCAAGCTGGTGTCGGCGGCGGACGTGCTCGGCGGTCGCAGCCAGCAACTGACCGAGGCGGAACGCATGGCGCTGGAGCGCAAGCGCATCTCGCAGGGCGGCATCACCAGCTACCAGTGGTGCGGCCCGTCGGGCAAGGCGCTGCTGTTCCCGCTGTCGGGCGACCTGTACCTGGTGCGACTCGGCGAGCAGGGCCCGAAGGCGCAGCGGCTCACGAACGACGAGCAGGTCCCGGAGCAGGATCCGACCTGCTCGCCCGACGGCAGCCGCATCGCCTATGTGAAGGGCGGTGAGCTGTGGGTGCAGGCGCTCGAGGGCGACGGCGCTGCGCGCGCGCTGACGAAGGGCGCGACGGAGACGCGTTTCTGGGGCCTGGCAGAATTCATCGCGGCCGAGGAACTGAGCCGTCAGCGCGGTTACTGGTGGTCGCCGGACGGCACGCAGTTGCTGGCGTTGAACGTCGACGAACGCGACGTGCCGGTGAAGACGCGCGCGCAGATATTCTCCGACCGCACGACGATGACGCAGCAGCGCTATCCGGGCGCAGGCGAGAACAACGCGCGTGTGACCGCATGGACGCTGCAGGTGTCGGACGGCCGCATGACGCCGCTGCCCTTGCCCTCGGATGCCGAATACATCGCCCGCGCCGGCTGGTTCGGCGACGGCACGCCGTGGCTGCAGACGCTGACGCGCGACCAGCACAAGCTGGCGCTGACCGAATACGCGCACGGCGCCGGCCCGGGCCGCACCGTGATCGACGAGCGCGATCCGGCATGGGTCGAGGTGCACGACGACCTGCAGGAGATCGACGGCCTGACGCTGTCGGGCCAGCCCGCGCTGTTGTGGTCCAGCGAGTCCTCGGGCCGCCGGCAGCTGGTGCTGGTGGACCGCCGCACCGGCGAGCGCCGCCCGCTGACGGACGAGCCCGAGCCGGTCGCGCATCGCGTGTGCAGCGACGGCAAGACGGTGGTCTACGCAGCGGCGCGCGATCGCGGCCGTTCGCGCGAGCTGTTCGCGATCGACTTGAACGGCACGAGCCGTCCGCTCGACGGCGCGCAGCCGCGCCAATGGCGCGACGCCCGCGGTGACGGCGATTGCGCGCGGTTGCTGGTCACGCGCGGCGCATGGGGCGAGCCGCCGGCGCTGTCGCTGCAGGCGGTGAAGGCCGGCGCGAAGCCGGTGGCCCTGCCGGGCGACGCGCCGGACGCGCTGCTCGCGCGCATCGTGCCCAAGCCCGAGGTGGTCGACATCACCGCCGCCGATGGCCGCACGCCGCTGAACGCGCTGTACTTCGCACCGCTGGACGGCAAGGCCGGCCCGCATCCGGTGATCGCGATGGCCTACGGCGGCCCCGGCACCTCGACCACGAATTGGAACTGGAGCCGCGACACCGCGCTGATCGCCTACTGGCAGCGCCGCGGCTACGGCGTGTTCACGCTCGACACGCGCGGCATGCAGAACCGCGACCGCGAGTTCACGCGCGCGCATCGGCTGGCCTTCGGCGCGGTCGACGTGAACGACCTGTTCGCCGCGGTGCGCCAGCTGCCGAAGCAGGTCCCGGGCGTGGATCCGAAGCGGATCGGCTTCTTCGGCTGGTCCTACGGCGGCTTCCTCGCCGAACGCGCGATGCTGGACGCCGACACGCCGCTGGCCTCCGCCGTGGCGGTCGCGCCGCCGACGGACTGGACGCTCTACGACACGGCCTACACCGAGCGCTACCTGGGCATGCCGCAGGACGGCAAGGGTGGCCAGACCGAGGCGTACGGGCAGTCCAACCTGGTGCTGCGCGCGAAGCTGCTGAGCAAGCCGCTGCTGATCGTGCACGGCACGGCGGACGACAACGTGCTGTTCGAGCACACGCTGCGCCTGACCGAGGCGCTGCAGAACGAGGCGCGGCCGTTCGAACTGATGATCTATCCGGGCAAGGCGCACGGCATCGCGGGGCGCAGCGCGAAGCTGCACCTGTACCGCACGATCGACGCCTTCTTCGCGAAGACGCTGGCGCGCTGA
- a CDS encoding translation initiation factor Sui1 — protein sequence MALVYSTNGGRVCPDCRQAQADCRCKAQAANALLGDGKVRVRRETAGRKGKGVTVILGLPMTAADLTDTAKKLKAACGSGGTVKDGTIEIQGDHLDKVMAWLTTAGFAPKKAGG from the coding sequence ATGGCGCTGGTGTATTCGACGAACGGCGGGCGCGTGTGCCCGGACTGCCGGCAGGCGCAGGCCGACTGCCGCTGCAAGGCGCAGGCGGCCAACGCGCTGCTGGGCGACGGCAAGGTGCGCGTGCGCCGCGAGACGGCGGGCCGCAAGGGCAAGGGCGTGACGGTCATCCTCGGTCTGCCGATGACGGCGGCGGACCTGACGGACACGGCCAAGAAACTCAAGGCCGCCTGCGGCAGCGGCGGCACCGTCAAGGACGGCACGATCGAGATCCAGGGCGATCACCTGGACAAGGTGATGGCCTGGCTGACGACGGCGGGATTCGCGCCGAAGAAGGCGGGCGGCTGA
- a CDS encoding bifunctional 2-polyprenyl-6-hydroxyphenol methylase/3-demethylubiquinol 3-O-methyltransferase UbiG produces the protein MDAKDPRTDDFYRRYADRLVTQPESTRSAMLPVVEAALPRGSRVLDVGAGAGRDVAGMLAAGLDAYGVEPSEEMRARALVQFPALAGRLRDGALPGLGQPFADVAPEGFDGVVCSAVLMHVGEDDLQASLAALASTLRRSDDGRRAADGTVMLLALPEQLDGTLVEGRDVDGRRFTNHAPKRVEELLAPLGFSVVAQSVSDAVLSATGTRWHTLTLRV, from the coding sequence ATGGATGCCAAGGACCCTCGCACCGACGACTTCTACCGGCGATACGCCGACCGCCTCGTCACGCAGCCCGAGTCGACGCGCAGCGCGATGCTGCCCGTCGTCGAGGCGGCGCTGCCGCGCGGCAGCCGCGTGCTGGATGTCGGGGCGGGCGCGGGGCGCGACGTCGCCGGGATGCTGGCGGCCGGGCTGGACGCTTATGGCGTCGAGCCGAGCGAGGAGATGCGCGCACGGGCGCTCGTGCAGTTCCCGGCACTGGCCGGCCGTCTGCGCGACGGCGCCCTGCCCGGCCTGGGCCAGCCGTTCGCCGACGTGGCGCCGGAGGGATTCGACGGCGTGGTGTGCAGCGCCGTGCTGATGCATGTCGGCGAGGACGACCTTCAGGCATCGCTGGCCGCGTTGGCCTCGACGCTGAGGCGCTCAGACGATGGGCGTCGTGCCGCGGATGGCACGGTGATGCTGCTGGCGCTGCCGGAGCAACTCGACGGCACCTTGGTCGAAGGCCGCGATGTCGACGGTCGTCGATTCACGAATCACGCGCCGAAGCGCGTCGAGGAGCTGCTGGCGCCGCTCGGCTTCTCGGTCGTTGCCCAATCAGTCAGCGATGCGGTGTTGAGCGCGACGGGGACACGCTGGCACACCCTCACGTTGAGGGTTTGA
- a CDS encoding DinB family protein, protein MTAIATPSSSSAFSGSAIDRVTLDALAAFPAQLAAHFALFPVEARHWAPPSWDGVPSEPLTAIEQVCHVRDIEIDGYQQRIRRTLGEDDPLLPSLDTEALARERRYGEDDPAAALAAFAAARQETLALLASITPEQLKRRARFEGYGPLTFKSLVHYLCSHDQQHLAGLQWVLGQYDAAQLAGR, encoded by the coding sequence ATGACAGCCATCGCCACGCCATCCTCATCGTCCGCCTTCTCCGGCTCCGCCATCGACCGCGTCACGCTGGACGCGCTCGCGGCCTTTCCCGCGCAGCTGGCGGCGCATTTCGCGCTCTTCCCCGTTGAAGCGCGGCACTGGGCGCCGCCCTCATGGGACGGCGTGCCGAGCGAGCCGCTGACCGCGATCGAGCAGGTCTGCCACGTGCGCGACATCGAGATCGACGGCTACCAGCAGCGCATCCGCCGAACGCTGGGCGAAGACGATCCGCTGCTGCCCTCGCTGGACACGGAAGCACTGGCGCGCGAGCGGCGCTACGGGGAGGACGATCCGGCGGCGGCGCTGGCCGCGTTTGCCGCGGCGCGCCAGGAGACGCTGGCGCTGCTGGCGTCGATCACGCCCGAACAGCTGAAGCGCAGGGCGCGCTTCGAGGGTTATGGCCCGCTGACCTTCAAGTCGCTGGTGCACTACCTGTGCAGCCACGACCAGCAGCATCTGGCGGGCCTGCAGTGGGTGCTGGGGCAGTACGACGCGGCGCAGCTCGCGGGGCGCTGA
- a CDS encoding DUF3297 family protein produces MSDTTRPELPDHLSVDPRSPHHVAAVFEHDIGILFNGKERKDVEEYCISEGWIKVPAGRTLDRKGQPMMIKLKGKVEAFYK; encoded by the coding sequence ATGAGCGACACCACCCGCCCCGAACTGCCCGACCACCTGTCCGTCGATCCCCGCAGCCCGCATCACGTCGCCGCCGTGTTCGAGCACGACATCGGCATCCTCTTCAACGGCAAGGAGCGCAAGGATGTCGAGGAGTACTGCATCTCCGAAGGCTGGATCAAGGTCCCCGCCGGACGCACGCTGGACCGCAAGGGCCAGCCGATGATGATCAAACTCAAGGGCAAGGTCGAGGCGTTCTACAAGTGA
- a CDS encoding PAS domain-containing sensor histidine kinase has product MRLALCLIAAAVAAVSIHLTLTLWPVPQLLRSAGHEAPDTWSFTAVGLTFLLMLPIVWGLASLLLMPLARLLRALESTVLSYRDGEFGSGIAADPPGGLSELSTLTRLHSELGVALREQRRHLAQRELLLDTVVQNTPVALLLTDANEGIAYANIAARQLMDQGRSLAGRGLAEVLADAPEDLRLAFAGAQDGLFSVMQDGQEERYHLSMRDFRLQGQPHRLRLLRRMTKELSRQEVASWKRVIRVISHELNNSLAPISSLAHSGAELSRRGMHERVPGVFASIGDRAKHLHQFLAGYASFAKLPAPLLAPVDWPPFIESLGAHYGFVLMGELPAVPGRFDAAQMEQALINLLKNAHESGSAPEGVSLSVGVGVAREDWRIEVGDRGPGMTETQLSQALMPFYSTKRSGSGLGLALAREIAEAHGGRIAMGNREGGGLWVAISWPRV; this is encoded by the coding sequence ATGCGCCTGGCGCTGTGCCTGATCGCCGCGGCCGTCGCGGCGGTCTCCATCCACCTGACCCTGACGCTGTGGCCGGTCCCGCAGCTGCTGCGATCGGCGGGCCACGAGGCGCCGGACACCTGGAGTTTCACCGCGGTCGGCTTGACCTTCCTGCTCATGCTGCCCATCGTCTGGGGGCTGGCCAGCCTGCTGCTGATGCCGCTCGCGCGGCTGCTGCGGGCGCTGGAGAGCACGGTGCTCAGCTACCGCGACGGCGAGTTCGGCAGCGGCATCGCGGCCGATCCGCCCGGCGGCCTGTCGGAGCTGTCGACGCTCACGCGACTGCACAGCGAGCTGGGCGTGGCCCTGCGCGAGCAGCGCCGACACCTCGCGCAGCGGGAGCTGCTGCTGGACACGGTGGTGCAGAACACGCCGGTGGCGCTGCTGCTGACCGATGCGAACGAGGGCATCGCCTACGCCAACATCGCCGCGCGGCAGCTGATGGACCAGGGGCGCAGCCTGGCGGGACGCGGGCTGGCCGAGGTCCTGGCCGACGCGCCGGAGGACCTGCGCCTGGCCTTCGCGGGCGCGCAGGACGGGCTGTTCAGCGTCATGCAGGACGGGCAGGAGGAGCGCTACCACCTGTCGATGCGCGACTTCCGGCTGCAGGGCCAGCCGCACCGCCTGCGCCTGCTGCGCCGCATGACGAAGGAGCTGTCGCGGCAGGAGGTCGCGAGCTGGAAGCGCGTGATCCGCGTGATCAGCCACGAGCTGAACAACTCGCTGGCGCCGATCTCGTCGCTGGCGCACAGCGGCGCGGAGCTGTCGCGACGCGGCATGCATGAGCGCGTGCCCGGTGTCTTCGCCAGCATCGGCGACCGCGCGAAGCACCTGCACCAGTTCCTGGCCGGCTACGCGAGCTTCGCGAAACTGCCGGCGCCGCTGCTGGCGCCGGTCGACTGGCCGCCCTTCATCGAATCGCTGGGCGCGCACTACGGCTTCGTGCTGATGGGGGAGTTGCCCGCGGTGCCGGGGCGTTTCGACGCCGCGCAGATGGAGCAGGCGCTGATCAACCTGCTGAAGAACGCGCACGAGTCCGGCAGCGCGCCGGAAGGCGTGAGCCTGAGCGTCGGTGTCGGCGTGGCGCGCGAGGACTGGCGCATCGAGGTCGGCGACCGCGGCCCCGGCATGACCGAGACGCAGCTGTCGCAGGCGCTGATGCCGTTCTACTCGACCAAGCGCAGCGGCAGCGGGCTCGGGCTGGCGCTCGCGCGCGAGATCGCCGAGGCGCACGGCGGCCGGATCGCGATGGGCAACCGCGAAGGCGGCGGCCTGTGGGTGGCGATCAGCTGGCCGCGGGTGTGA
- a CDS encoding sigma-54 dependent transcriptional regulator, with amino-acid sequence MRTVLIIDDHAGVGEALSLLLSLHDIEALYAASPAEGLALLAQRRVDLVIQDMNFSADTTSGEEGRELFQQLRERHPDLPIILLTAWTQLEQAVALVKAGAADYLAKPWDDAKLLATVENLLELAENGRALRESRQEQRQRRDELHRRYRLDGLVVESPALLRCLELACQVARSAAPVLVTGPNGSGKERVAAIVHANSAVADGPFVAINCGALPGDLIEAELFGAESGAFTGAARAREGRFEAADGGTLFLDEIGNLPLAGQVKLLRVLETGRFERLGSSRSRQTTVRVISATNSDLRAMVRAGTFREDLYYRLNVIEVALPGLAERVPDILPLAEHFLAGRASLSDSAREALMAHPWPGNVRELKNAIERAALLAPGRVIGEQDLALPTASPLASRNLDEPSREAVVAALESASGVISRAAQSLGLSRQALYRRMERYGLDAG; translated from the coding sequence ATGAGAACCGTCCTGATCATCGATGACCACGCCGGTGTCGGCGAGGCGCTGTCGCTGCTGCTCTCGCTGCACGACATCGAGGCGCTCTACGCCGCGTCGCCGGCCGAAGGCCTGGCCCTGCTGGCGCAGCGCCGCGTCGACCTGGTGATCCAGGACATGAACTTCAGCGCCGACACCACCTCGGGCGAGGAAGGTCGCGAGCTCTTCCAGCAACTGCGCGAACGGCATCCGGACCTCCCCATCATCCTGCTGACCGCCTGGACCCAGCTGGAGCAGGCGGTGGCGCTGGTGAAGGCCGGCGCGGCGGACTACCTCGCCAAGCCCTGGGACGACGCCAAGCTGCTGGCCACGGTCGAGAACCTGCTGGAGCTGGCCGAGAACGGCCGCGCGCTGCGCGAGAGCCGGCAGGAGCAGCGCCAGCGCCGCGACGAGCTGCACCGCCGCTACCGGCTCGACGGCCTGGTCGTCGAATCGCCGGCGCTGCTGCGCTGCCTGGAGCTCGCGTGCCAGGTGGCGCGCTCGGCCGCGCCGGTGCTGGTCACCGGCCCGAACGGCAGCGGCAAGGAACGCGTCGCGGCGATCGTGCACGCCAACTCGGCGGTGGCCGACGGCCCCTTCGTCGCGATCAACTGCGGCGCGCTGCCGGGCGACCTGATCGAGGCCGAGCTCTTCGGCGCCGAGAGCGGCGCCTTCACCGGCGCGGCCCGCGCGCGCGAGGGCCGCTTCGAGGCCGCCGACGGCGGCACCCTGTTCCTCGACGAGATCGGCAACCTGCCGCTGGCCGGCCAGGTGAAGCTGCTGCGCGTACTGGAGACGGGACGCTTCGAGCGCCTGGGATCGAGCCGCTCGCGGCAGACGACGGTGCGGGTGATCTCGGCGACCAACTCGGACCTGCGCGCGATGGTGCGCGCCGGCACCTTCCGCGAGGATCTGTACTACCGGCTCAACGTGATCGAGGTCGCGCTGCCGGGACTGGCCGAGCGCGTGCCCGACATCCTGCCGCTGGCGGAGCATTTCCTCGCCGGCCGCGCGAGCTTGAGCGACAGCGCCCGCGAGGCGCTGATGGCGCATCCCTGGCCGGGCAACGTCCGCGAGCTGAAGAACGCCATCGAACGCGCCGCGCTGCTGGCGCCGGGCCGCGTGATCGGTGAGCAAGACCTGGCCCTGCCGACTGCGTCGCCGCTGGCTTCGCGCAACCTCGACGAACCGAGCCGCGAGGCCGTGGTCGCGGCGCTGGAATCCGCGTCGGGCGTGATCAGCCGGGCGGCGCAGTCGTTGGGGCTGTCGCGCCAGGCGCTCTACCGGCGTATGGAGCGCTACGGGCTGGACGCCGGATGA
- a CDS encoding ABC transporter permease, giving the protein MDILPILSTLKRHKTAAGLIVLQIALTCAIVCNALFLIAQRIERIVAPTGMAEDALVVLSLSSMARVENPEPQTQADLVALRQVPGVVSASLTNQYPFGRNSSNSSVRLTADRNTSSRVVAGHYTAGPGFISTMGLHLVEGRDFQPDEFVLGSTLDTNLDPRVPATIINKRMAERLFPGESALGKAIYVYGNEPQRIVGVVENLASPSPGSQDENALHTMLMPVQPSFRGGTFMIRVAPGASPEAVLKAAGEKLLGNSPGLRRVIREQETFIKQRNDYYRQDRSMIQLLAGVCVGLLVVTAFGIVGLASFWVQQRTRMIGTRRALGATRGQILRYFQTENLLLSTLGIVLGMVGAYGISLLLMRSYELPRLPFVYLPIGALVLWALGQIAVFGPARRAAALPPVAALRGG; this is encoded by the coding sequence ATGGACATCCTGCCCATCCTCTCGACGCTCAAGCGTCACAAGACCGCCGCCGGGCTCATCGTGCTGCAGATCGCGCTGACCTGCGCGATCGTCTGCAACGCCCTGTTCCTGATCGCCCAGCGCATCGAACGCATCGTCGCCCCCACCGGCATGGCCGAAGACGCGCTGGTGGTGCTCTCCCTGTCGAGCATGGCCCGGGTGGAGAACCCCGAGCCGCAGACGCAGGCCGACCTCGTGGCGCTGCGGCAGGTGCCTGGCGTGGTGTCGGCGAGCCTGACCAACCAGTACCCGTTCGGCCGCAACTCCAGCAACTCCAGCGTGCGGCTCACCGCTGACCGGAACACGTCCAGCCGCGTGGTGGCTGGCCACTACACGGCCGGGCCGGGCTTCATCTCGACGATGGGGCTGCATCTGGTCGAGGGCCGCGACTTCCAGCCGGATGAGTTCGTGCTGGGTTCGACCCTGGATACCAATCTCGACCCGCGCGTGCCGGCGACGATCATCAACAAGCGCATGGCCGAGCGGCTGTTCCCCGGTGAATCCGCGCTGGGCAAGGCGATCTACGTCTACGGCAACGAGCCGCAGCGCATCGTCGGCGTGGTGGAGAACCTGGCCTCGCCCAGCCCGGGCTCGCAGGACGAGAACGCGCTGCACACGATGCTGATGCCGGTGCAGCCGAGCTTCCGCGGCGGCACCTTCATGATCCGCGTCGCGCCCGGCGCCAGTCCCGAAGCCGTGTTGAAGGCCGCGGGAGAGAAGCTGCTCGGCAACAGCCCGGGCCTGCGTCGCGTCATCCGGGAGCAGGAGACCTTCATCAAGCAGCGCAACGACTACTACCGCCAGGACCGCTCGATGATCCAGTTGCTGGCGGGTGTCTGCGTCGGGCTGCTGGTGGTGACGGCTTTCGGCATCGTCGGCCTGGCCAGTTTCTGGGTGCAGCAGCGCACGCGCATGATCGGCACGCGGCGCGCGCTGGGCGCCACGCGCGGCCAGATCCTGCGCTACTTCCAGACCGAGAACCTGCTGCTGTCGACCCTGGGCATCGTGCTGGGCATGGTCGGCGCGTACGGCATCAGCCTGCTGCTGATGCGGAGCTACGAGCTGCCGCGCCTGCCCTTCGTCTACCTGCCGATCGGGGCGCTGGTGTTGTGGGCGCTGGGCCAGATCGCGGTGTTCGGACCGGCACGCCGCGCCGCGGCGCTGCCGCCGGTGGCCGCGCTGCGCGGCGGCTGA
- a CDS encoding ABC transporter permease, with product MLTYYLELALRAMRSHRGLTALMLLSIAMGVAACMTTLTVFHVMSGDPIPHKSARLFNVQLDAESKRDWKPGDEPVLQVTRFDAEQLLRAKRGVHQVVMTGAFLAIDPAGSGDAAQPPFFTGARFTSADFFAMFETPFKFGAGWTAADDGAEARVTVISSELNDKLFGGADSRGKTLRLRDKDFTIVGVLKPWRPAPHFFDLTLGAYAKPADAYIPLSTSLGLRFGGAGNMSCWGDTNGQDPRALNTPCAWLQYWVQLDTPQQVADYRTYLTQYSDQQREAGRFERPPNPKLSSVMDWLNQRKVVPSDIRLQVWLAFGFLVVCLTNTVGLLLAKCLRRSGEIGVRRALGAPRRQIFLQFLVEAGTLGLVGGLLGLALTWVGLWVVRQNPSDYAQLAQLDWEMLATTLGVSLAASVMAGLLPAWRACQITPAIQLKTQ from the coding sequence ATGCTGACCTACTACCTCGAACTCGCCCTGCGCGCCATGCGCAGCCACCGCGGCCTGACGGCGCTGATGCTGCTGTCGATCGCGATGGGCGTGGCCGCCTGCATGACGACGCTGACGGTGTTCCACGTCATGTCCGGCGACCCGATCCCGCACAAGAGCGCCAGACTCTTCAACGTGCAGCTCGACGCCGAGTCCAAGCGCGACTGGAAACCCGGCGACGAGCCGGTGCTTCAAGTGACCCGCTTCGACGCCGAGCAGTTGCTGCGCGCAAAGCGCGGCGTGCATCAGGTGGTGATGACCGGGGCCTTCCTCGCGATCGACCCCGCCGGTTCGGGCGACGCGGCGCAACCGCCGTTCTTCACCGGCGCGCGATTCACCTCCGCCGACTTCTTCGCGATGTTCGAGACGCCCTTCAAGTTCGGCGCCGGCTGGACGGCCGCGGACGACGGCGCCGAGGCGCGCGTGACGGTGATCTCGAGCGAGCTCAACGACAAGCTCTTCGGCGGCGCCGACAGTCGCGGCAAGACGCTGAGGCTGCGCGACAAGGACTTCACCATCGTCGGCGTGCTCAAGCCGTGGCGGCCCGCGCCGCATTTCTTCGACCTGACGCTGGGCGCCTACGCCAAGCCGGCCGATGCCTACATTCCGCTGTCCACCTCGCTGGGACTGCGCTTCGGCGGTGCCGGCAACATGAGCTGCTGGGGAGACACCAACGGCCAGGATCCTCGCGCGCTGAACACGCCGTGCGCCTGGCTGCAGTACTGGGTCCAGCTGGACACGCCCCAGCAGGTCGCGGACTACCGGACCTATCTGACGCAGTACTCCGACCAGCAGCGCGAGGCGGGCCGGTTCGAGCGCCCGCCCAATCCGAAACTGAGTTCGGTGATGGACTGGCTCAACCAGCGCAAGGTCGTGCCCAGCGACATCCGGCTGCAGGTGTGGCTGGCCTTCGGTTTCCTCGTCGTCTGCCTGACCAACACCGTCGGCCTGCTGCTGGCGAAGTGCCTGCGTCGCAGCGGTGAGATCGGCGTGCGCCGCGCGCTCGGCGCGCCGCGTCGGCAGATCTTTCTGCAGTTCCTCGTCGAAGCCGGCACGCTGGGCCTGGTCGGCGGGCTGCTGGGACTGGCGCTGACCTGGGTCGGGCTGTGGGTGGTGCGACAGAACCCGTCGGACTACGCCCAGCTCGCACAGCTGGACTGGGAGATGCTGGCGACCACGCTGGGTGTCTCGCTGGCGGCCAGCGTGATGGCCGGCCTGCTGCCCGCGTGGCGCGCCTGCCAGATCACGCCCGCCATCCAGCTCAAGACGCAATGA